The following coding sequences lie in one Spea bombifrons isolate aSpeBom1 chromosome 5, aSpeBom1.2.pri, whole genome shotgun sequence genomic window:
- the PSMG2 gene encoding proteasome assembly chaperone 2 — protein MFVPVESERDIPAECTLLLPAVSVGNVGQLAIDLVISTLNMPKVGYFYTDCLVPMVGNNPYATNEENAKELSTNAEVYALPTRKLVVLQLRSPIIKKKSKSFRQALICWIKRCSFTKVVLLSSSHAYQRVDQQLFGAPFRYLLTPVLQRSVADVVQELEWKEMEKVSSYPGINDDEKKISVPGGGFTKHLYDDCCLEEIQLAVVLKFCSEGDNIPDAFALLNHVNEWLKLVEHSDGDLSVKWKIPSSWRLLFGSGLPPTLF, from the exons ATGTTCGTGCCGGTGGAATCAGAGCGGGATATCCCAGCGGAATGTACCCTTTTGCTG CCAGCTGTATCCGTGGGAAATGTCGGCCAGCTAGCCATCGATTTGGTCATCTCCACGCTGAATATGCCAAAGGTCGGCTATTTTTACACAGACTGCCTCGTGCCCATGGTGGGAAATAACCCTTACGCAACCAACGAGGAAAATGCAAAGGAGCTTAGTACAAATGCTGAAG TGTATGCTTTGCCGACCAGAAAACTTGTTGTCCTTCAGCTCAGATCACCAATCATAAAG aaaaaatcgaAATCATTTCGCCAGGCTCTGATTTGCTGGATTAAAAGGTGTTCGTTCACCAAAGTGGTTCTCCTATCAAGCAGCCACGCGTACCAGAGAGTTGACCAGCAACTGTTTGG AGCTCCATTCCGCTACCTGTTGACTCCCGTCTTACAAAGGTCTGTGGCAGATGTTGTACAGGAGCTAGAGTggaaggaaatggaaaaagtgTCTTCTTATCCGGGGATAAATGACGACGAGAAAAAAATTTCTGTCCCTGGTGGTGGTTTTACAAAGCACTTGTATGACGACTG TTGTTTAGAAGAAATACAGCTTGCTGTTGTGCTAAAGTTCTGTTCAGAAGGTGATAACATCCCTGACGCCTTTGCACTTCTCAACCATGTGAATGAGTGGCTCAAACTGGTGGAACACTCT gatGGGGATTTGTCTGTTAAGTGGAAGATACCGAGCTCATGGAGATTGTTGTTTGGTAGTGGTCTACCACCCACTCTCTTTTAA